A stretch of Desulfobacter hydrogenophilus DNA encodes these proteins:
- a CDS encoding helix-turn-helix domain-containing protein, which translates to MERLCNYPWPGNVRQLQNCIKKQMVLNSWDKIFEELPDAAYNTETSSSENTSQGQLAGSAIHSSEHRFDNDPGNRRLRIISEFVDLSTSSEKLFEDISLKKIKKLASDKVEKEVILFVLEKVGWNRSRAAKILKVSYKTLLYKMNEFDVNPPMS; encoded by the coding sequence ATGGAACGGCTTTGCAATTATCCCTGGCCCGGTAATGTACGCCAACTGCAAAATTGTATAAAAAAACAGATGGTGCTCAATTCCTGGGATAAAATTTTTGAAGAACTACCGGACGCCGCATACAACACTGAAACATCTTCTTCAGAAAATACGTCCCAGGGGCAATTAGCCGGGTCTGCCATCCATTCGTCTGAGCATCGATTTGACAACGACCCTGGAAACCGGCGGTTGAGGATCATTTCAGAATTTGTAGACCTGTCCACAAGTTCTGAAAAATTATTTGAAGACATCTCTTTAAAAAAAATAAAGAAACTGGCCTCTGACAAGGTGGAAAAGGAAGTGATCCTTTTTGTGCTTGAAAAAGTGGGGTGGAACCGATCCAGAGCCGCAAAAATTTTAAAAGTATCCTATAAAACCCTGTTGTATAAAATGAACGAATTCGATGTGAATCCGCCCATGAGTTAA
- a CDS encoding Lrp/AsnC family transcriptional regulator — protein MKIDDTNINIIRELKEGKKPFKKIADKIGVTENTVRARVLKLQEEGVLEFCGLVDPEKLPGHRSVIVGIKLSETNLVEKGKEISRLKGVVSVSVVTGRYDLMVMVLFKEGFDLLEFYTNEISKIHGINSVETFVVYKSYNLKVPYIF, from the coding sequence ATGAAAATTGATGACACCAATATAAATATTATCAGAGAACTCAAAGAAGGTAAAAAACCCTTCAAAAAAATAGCCGACAAAATAGGCGTTACTGAGAATACTGTACGGGCAAGGGTCCTCAAACTTCAGGAAGAAGGCGTGCTTGAGTTCTGCGGACTTGTGGACCCGGAAAAACTGCCGGGACATAGAAGTGTAATTGTGGGCATTAAGCTGTCTGAGACAAATCTGGTGGAAAAAGGAAAGGAAATCAGCCGCCTGAAAGGTGTCGTTTCCGTATCCGTGGTCACAGGACGTTATGACCTCATGGTGATGGTTTTGTTCAAAGAAGGATTTGATCTGCTTGAATTTTACACCAATGAAATTTCAAAAATTCACGGGATAAATTCCGTTGAAACTTTTGTGGTTTACAAATCATATAACCTGAAAGTGCCGTACATCTTTTAA
- a CDS encoding glucose-6-phosphate isomerase codes for MSQTGLLYPDDSSIKHLHAKLTKAAQEINTPDHHLRRLLDRPGRFSDFSLGIDGFFMDFSRQRLDENALSLLHESQTLSNALKKFSEMTQGQIVNPTENRAALHTAARGTGPSPLLFKEMDVKAQMQQVNKKIEQFCLSVHEGKISSACGKPFTQAVVIGIGGSYLGCEFVYQALAGADRKMDLLFLPNVDIDNFARVIESIDKESTLWIVISKSYTTTETMANLNQVSTWLTNQGISPEDHMVTITAKGSPGDDPDTPVLASFHMFDFIGGRYSVSSAVGGLPLSLALGYDVFKRFLDGCRLMDTHVLESPAEKNIALTAALISIWNTLYMEYPAQAIIPYASRLARLSPHVQQLYMESLGKSVSPEGQPLTRPAGTIIFGEPGTNAQHSFFQLAHQGNAFPVDFIGIKAPGYTGIQALSKGVTNHQELWANLLAQAGALALGRSSDDPARNFDGNRPSTIITIDNLEPESVGMLLSFYEARTVLEGFILGVNPFDQFGVELGKVMAGDIRKEMAAKNQNPSYMFACASKTDNFYLDLLFRK; via the coding sequence ATGAGCCAGACCGGTTTGCTTTATCCGGATGATTCTTCCATTAAACACCTTCATGCAAAACTAACAAAAGCGGCCCAGGAAATTAACACGCCGGATCACCATTTGCGAAGGCTTTTAGACCGCCCCGGACGGTTTTCCGATTTCAGTCTTGGCATTGACGGATTTTTTATGGATTTTTCACGTCAGCGGCTTGATGAAAATGCGTTATCTTTGCTGCATGAATCCCAAACCTTGTCCAATGCACTTAAAAAATTTAGTGAGATGACCCAAGGACAAATCGTAAATCCAACCGAAAACCGTGCCGCGCTGCATACTGCGGCACGAGGGACGGGACCTTCACCTCTTTTATTCAAGGAGATGGATGTTAAAGCGCAGATGCAACAAGTCAATAAAAAAATAGAACAATTTTGCCTATCCGTGCATGAAGGCAAAATCAGCTCGGCATGTGGAAAACCTTTTACCCAGGCGGTTGTCATTGGTATTGGCGGATCATATCTTGGGTGTGAATTTGTTTACCAAGCCCTGGCCGGGGCTGACAGAAAAATGGATCTTTTATTTTTGCCCAACGTGGATATTGATAATTTTGCCCGGGTCATTGAATCCATTGACAAAGAGAGCACCCTTTGGATCGTAATTTCCAAATCCTATACCACCACCGAAACCATGGCCAACCTCAACCAGGTGAGCACATGGCTGACAAACCAGGGGATCTCCCCTGAAGATCACATGGTCACCATCACGGCCAAGGGAAGTCCGGGAGACGATCCCGATACACCCGTGCTTGCTTCCTTTCATATGTTTGATTTCATCGGTGGCAGATATTCGGTATCCTCGGCTGTGGGCGGGCTGCCTTTAAGTCTTGCACTTGGATATGATGTTTTTAAACGCTTTTTGGACGGCTGTCGTCTTATGGATACCCATGTGCTGGAAAGTCCGGCAGAAAAAAATATCGCCTTAACCGCCGCCCTGATCTCCATTTGGAACACCCTGTATATGGAATACCCGGCCCAGGCCATTATTCCCTATGCGTCAAGGTTAGCTCGGCTCAGCCCCCATGTCCAGCAACTTTATATGGAAAGCCTCGGCAAATCGGTTTCCCCGGAAGGACAACCCTTAACCCGGCCCGCGGGTACCATTATTTTCGGGGAGCCCGGCACCAATGCCCAGCACTCATTTTTCCAGCTGGCACACCAGGGAAACGCCTTCCCCGTTGATTTCATCGGCATAAAAGCGCCGGGATACACCGGTATTCAGGCATTGTCCAAAGGGGTGACTAACCACCAGGAACTATGGGCCAATCTTTTGGCCCAGGCCGGGGCACTTGCCCTTGGCCGCAGTTCCGATGACCCGGCCAGAAATTTTGACGGAAACCGACCCTCAACAATAATAACCATTGATAATCTTGAACCCGAAAGTGTTGGCATGTTGCTCTCTTTTTACGAGGCCAGAACCGTTCTGGAAGGATTTATTCTCGGTGTAAACCCCTTTGATCAGTTTGGTGTGGAGTTAGGCAAGGTCATGGCCGGGGATATTCGAAAAGAAATGGCTGCAAAAAATCAGAATCCGTCATATATGTTTGCCTGCGCATCAAAAACGGATAATTTTTATCTGGATCTTTTGTTTCGGAAATGA
- a CDS encoding MalY/PatB family protein — protein MRDPWHFDQIIDRSNTGSAKWEPSVLEQKFGKGRGHLLPLWVADMDFICPDVIFDAMEQRLSHRVFGYSLNDSRHNDALINWFNRRHEWQIQADSIVNTPGIVPAVHYLIQCFTKPGDGVLIQPPVYYPFAQAIHTNGRHVVKNSLVLDNYRYDMDFKDLEEKTRDPRVKLAILCSPHNPVGRVWHRDELERFGAICLKNNVLVFADEIHYDLVMPGFKHTSYQSISFELSQGSIAGNAASKTFNLAGLGHSCLIIPNEVYRHEMGKFFNCLGFNSTGPSNLFGAIATRAAYEGGEPWLVDLISYIYDNFLYLKKRIEKELPGVRVFDLEATYLPWIDFNPLGLSPEKIVKIIEEKAEIAIDHGNWFGQSGAGFERINIACPRQLLSKAADALTAAFVPFCK, from the coding sequence ATGAGAGACCCATGGCATTTTGATCAAATTATAGACAGGAGCAATACAGGTTCCGCGAAATGGGAACCATCTGTGCTGGAGCAGAAATTCGGCAAAGGACGGGGTCATCTGCTGCCGTTATGGGTCGCAGATATGGATTTTATCTGTCCTGATGTGATCTTCGATGCCATGGAACAGCGCCTGTCCCACAGAGTTTTCGGGTACAGTCTAAATGACAGTCGGCACAATGACGCTTTGATTAACTGGTTTAACCGACGGCATGAATGGCAGATCCAGGCAGATTCAATTGTCAATACGCCGGGTATCGTGCCGGCGGTACACTACCTTATCCAGTGCTTTACCAAACCCGGTGACGGGGTATTGATTCAGCCGCCGGTGTACTATCCGTTTGCCCAGGCCATTCATACCAATGGCAGGCATGTGGTTAAAAATTCTTTGGTACTGGATAATTACCGCTATGATATGGATTTTAAAGACCTGGAAGAAAAAACCCGGGACCCACGGGTAAAACTTGCCATCCTGTGTTCGCCACACAATCCCGTGGGACGGGTATGGCACCGGGACGAGCTTGAACGGTTTGGGGCCATCTGCTTAAAAAATAATGTCCTGGTTTTTGCCGATGAGATACATTACGATCTGGTTATGCCCGGATTTAAACATACCAGTTACCAGTCCATCTCTTTTGAATTGAGTCAGGGTTCCATTGCAGGCAATGCCGCCTCAAAGACCTTTAATCTGGCCGGACTCGGCCATTCCTGTCTGATCATCCCCAACGAAGTATATCGCCATGAAATGGGCAAATTTTTTAACTGTCTTGGCTTTAATTCAACGGGGCCCTCTAATCTGTTTGGTGCTATTGCAACCCGGGCTGCCTATGAAGGCGGGGAACCCTGGCTGGTTGATCTAATCAGTTATATTTATGATAATTTTCTATATTTAAAAAAAAGAATCGAAAAAGAACTGCCGGGTGTACGGGTGTTTGATCTTGAAGCCACCTATTTGCCGTGGATTGATTTTAATCCTTTGGGACTGTCTCCGGAAAAAATCGTTAAGATCATTGAGGAAAAGGCCGAAATTGCCATAGATCACGGCAACTGGTTTGGACAGAGCGGGGCCGGGTTTGAGCGGATAAATATTGCCTGTCCAAGGCAATTGTTGTCTAAGGCGGCAGACGCTCTAACTGCAGCATTCGTTCCCTTTTGCAAATAA
- a CDS encoding response regulator has product MANAARLLIVDDNEDILSTFYEFFNSLGYEVKTAVDGFAALKILRDKPDYFHCLITDLVMPNISGVGLISIVKKDFPDIKTIAMTGYGDHPGALASEARADIVIFKPVDLFKIERTVAELIGRKEN; this is encoded by the coding sequence ATGGCGAATGCGGCTCGACTTCTGATCGTGGACGATAACGAAGATATCCTGTCCACTTTTTATGAATTTTTTAACTCTCTTGGATATGAGGTTAAGACTGCGGTGGACGGATTTGCCGCTTTAAAAATTCTACGGGATAAACCCGATTATTTCCATTGCCTGATTACAGACCTTGTCATGCCTAACATCAGTGGTGTCGGGTTGATTTCCATTGTAAAAAAGGATTTCCCTGATATTAAAACCATCGCCATGACCGGGTATGGCGATCACCCCGGGGCCCTTGCGTCTGAAGCCCGGGCGGATATTGTTATTTTTAAACCTGTTGACCTGTTTAAAATTGAACGCACAGTTGCCGAACTTATAGGCCGTAAAGAAAATTAA
- a CDS encoding protein GlmU, whose translation MNLKKIEALLQKGVNIPNPATVFIGDDVDIERISPDGVTLFSGTKLIGAQTLIMPGTILGYETPVTAENCLMGPGTKLQGGYFQDTVFMGDNVFGSGGHVRKGCILEEQANAAHTVGLKQTILFPFVTLGSLINFCDCFMAGGTSRKDHSEVGSSFIHFNYTPNQDKATASMMGNVHQGVMLNQPPVFLGGQGGLVGPVRIAFGCISAAGSIIRNSELRCERLIMGGTMRSASVQWRPGIYTRPERILTENIYYISGLYALKAWYYFIRSLFTWDWMSQALVSGLQKNIDICIQERVKRLNAFGDKLEQSKRILLQRGKGQGSQAVDAHDTVLEKLSQASSIFDQAENDIKTPGPDGEQFIEYIDIQSIHNKKDYVGIIQDLDESISIIGSAWLKDIENRIVGAFRLNV comes from the coding sequence ATGAATTTAAAAAAAATTGAGGCCCTGTTACAAAAAGGGGTAAACATCCCAAATCCCGCCACCGTGTTTATCGGTGATGACGTTGATATTGAGCGCATATCCCCGGATGGGGTAACGCTTTTTTCGGGCACCAAATTAATCGGCGCACAGACCTTGATCATGCCGGGCACCATTCTGGGTTACGAAACGCCGGTGACGGCTGAAAATTGTCTCATGGGACCGGGGACAAAGCTGCAAGGCGGTTATTTTCAAGATACCGTTTTCATGGGAGACAATGTTTTTGGTTCGGGCGGGCATGTGCGAAAGGGCTGTATACTTGAAGAACAGGCAAATGCGGCCCACACCGTTGGACTCAAGCAGACCATCCTTTTCCCCTTTGTCACCCTTGGCAGTCTGATCAATTTCTGCGATTGTTTCATGGCCGGCGGCACCAGTCGAAAGGATCATTCCGAGGTGGGATCGTCCTTTATTCATTTTAATTATACCCCGAACCAGGACAAGGCAACGGCCTCCATGATGGGCAATGTCCACCAGGGCGTGATGCTTAACCAGCCGCCTGTGTTTCTTGGAGGCCAGGGTGGGCTTGTGGGGCCGGTCAGAATTGCCTTTGGATGTATCAGTGCCGCAGGATCCATTATTCGGAACAGTGAACTGCGGTGCGAGCGGTTGATCATGGGCGGAACAATGAGAAGTGCGTCCGTTCAATGGCGTCCCGGGATCTATACCCGGCCGGAGAGGATTTTAACTGAAAACATCTATTATATTTCAGGGTTGTATGCCTTAAAAGCCTGGTATTATTTCATTCGTTCGCTTTTCACCTGGGATTGGATGTCCCAAGCCCTTGTTTCAGGGTTGCAGAAAAATATTGATATCTGCATTCAGGAACGGGTAAAACGGCTGAATGCGTTTGGAGACAAACTTGAACAGTCAAAGAGGATTTTACTCCAAAGGGGAAAAGGGCAGGGTAGTCAGGCTGTTGACGCCCATGATACGGTTTTGGAAAAGCTGTCCCAGGCGTCATCGATATTTGATCAGGCTGAGAATGATATTAAAACCCCTGGGCCGGATGGGGAACAATTTATAGAATATATTGACATTCAAAGTATTCATAATAAAAAGGATTACGTGGGTATTATTCAGGACCTTGACGAATCAATTTCGATCATAGGATCAGCATGGCTTAAAGATATTGAAAATCGGATTGTTGGTGCGTTTAGGTTGAACGTATAA
- a CDS encoding 3-oxoacyl-ACP synthase III family protein has protein sequence MKKSIIRGSGFFVPPHIVTNQDLTEFMDTSDEWIRQRTGIHQRHWVTQEDVCGASDLGTQAARMALDKAGWHPNDLDFIIFATLSPDIMFPGGGCLLARNLELNSTPALDIRQQCTGFLYGFATADSYIKSGLAAKVLLVGAEVHSTGLDKTTRGRDVTVIFGDGAAALCIEAVDTDKNVGLIASALHADGHFAETLKTELPASNLFKRLPDDIPLDDPRYFPFMDGPAIFKKAVRMLPKVTKEVLEKAGMELSDIDLVIPHQANKRINQAFGQFLKLPEDKIFHNIEKYGNTTAASIPLALHEAIEAGRIGKSGDVVLFAGLGAGLTWGASLYRFP, from the coding sequence ATGAAAAAATCAATTATCAGGGGCTCAGGCTTCTTTGTACCACCTCATATTGTTACCAACCAGGATCTGACCGAATTTATGGACACGTCCGATGAATGGATTCGCCAGCGCACCGGCATCCACCAGCGACACTGGGTCACCCAGGAAGATGTCTGCGGTGCATCGGATCTGGGTACCCAGGCCGCCCGCATGGCACTGGACAAAGCCGGTTGGCATCCCAACGATCTGGATTTTATCATTTTTGCCACCCTAAGTCCGGATATCATGTTTCCAGGGGGCGGGTGTCTTTTAGCGCGAAATCTTGAGCTTAATTCCACACCCGCCTTAGACATTCGCCAGCAATGCACCGGATTTTTGTATGGATTTGCCACAGCAGATTCCTATATCAAATCCGGGCTTGCCGCAAAGGTTCTTTTGGTGGGTGCTGAAGTACATTCCACAGGTCTTGACAAAACCACCCGGGGCAGGGATGTGACGGTGATTTTTGGTGACGGTGCCGCCGCCCTATGTATCGAAGCGGTTGACACGGATAAAAACGTGGGTCTGATTGCCTCGGCATTGCATGCAGATGGGCACTTTGCAGAAACTTTAAAAACCGAACTGCCTGCTTCCAATCTTTTTAAGCGCTTGCCCGATGATATCCCTCTTGATGACCCCAGATATTTTCCGTTCATGGACGGTCCTGCCATATTTAAAAAAGCAGTACGCATGCTTCCCAAGGTGACTAAGGAAGTGCTGGAAAAAGCAGGAATGGAATTGTCTGATATTGATCTTGTGATACCCCACCAGGCCAATAAACGTATTAACCAGGCCTTTGGCCAGTTTCTCAAGCTGCCCGAAGATAAAATTTTTCATAATATTGAAAAATACGGAAACACCACGGCTGCCAGTATTCCTTTGGCGCTTCATGAAGCCATTGAAGCCGGCCGTATTGGCAAATCCGGGGATGTTGTACTCTTTGCCGGTCTTGGTGCCGGTCTGACTTGGGGGGCTTCCCTTTATAGATTCCCCTAA
- the lpdA gene encoding dihydrolipoyl dehydrogenase, with product MAENIIIIGAGPGGYVAALRAAGLGARVTLIEKEHLGGTCLNYGCIPSKIMKNSADLLLNCLKAGSLGINISGTVSPDISVLMQRKEKVLESQRKGLAGLLEKAGVTVVIGRAKIVSPGKIEIVSDRKDPISLAYDKLIIAAGTVPMNVSAFPFDHEKILSSNDILSLDYIPKSLTIVGGGVIGCEFAFIFSSFGCQVTIVEAMDRILPLPSVDVSCSKLLLREMKKRKIKVLTDTIVTHAESNNDGLDIFLDVSPFTKPAGKLKTESIESDVMAVCIGRSSLAEELGLENIGLKTDKGGWITVNEYMQTRVDNIYAIGDILGPAHVMLAHVAYHEGFVAAANACGQTGAPKAVMSYDTVPGAIFTMPEIGTVGLTEKQAREQGKDIETAVVNFRSLGKAHAIDQIAGEAKMIVEKASGKVIGVHMTGPHATDLIAEATLAINKGLTATDLAQTIHAHPTLAEVMGEAALKILGTPLHG from the coding sequence ATGGCTGAAAATATCATTATCATCGGCGCAGGTCCCGGCGGTTACGTTGCCGCACTGAGAGCAGCCGGCCTTGGGGCCCGGGTGACCTTGATTGAAAAAGAACATTTGGGGGGGACCTGCCTTAATTACGGCTGTATTCCGTCTAAAATAATGAAAAATTCAGCAGATCTGCTGCTCAACTGTCTTAAGGCCGGCAGTCTGGGGATTAATATATCAGGAACCGTCAGCCCTGATATCAGTGTTCTGATGCAGCGAAAGGAAAAAGTGCTTGAAAGCCAGAGAAAGGGGCTTGCAGGTCTTCTTGAAAAAGCGGGGGTAACTGTTGTCATAGGCCGGGCGAAAATAGTCTCTCCGGGAAAAATAGAGATCGTATCTGACCGGAAAGATCCCATATCACTGGCGTACGACAAGTTGATCATTGCAGCCGGTACCGTGCCCATGAACGTTTCGGCTTTTCCTTTTGACCATGAAAAAATTTTGTCTTCCAATGATATCCTGTCACTGGATTACATTCCAAAGTCTTTAACTATTGTGGGCGGCGGGGTAATAGGGTGTGAATTTGCCTTTATATTCAGTTCCTTTGGCTGTCAAGTAACCATTGTTGAGGCCATGGACAGGATACTTCCCCTACCGAGTGTGGACGTGTCCTGCTCAAAGCTGCTGTTGCGTGAAATGAAAAAACGAAAGATTAAAGTGCTGACGGATACAATTGTGACACATGCTGAAAGTAACAATGATGGTCTTGATATTTTTCTGGATGTCAGCCCATTCACCAAGCCGGCCGGAAAACTGAAAACAGAATCAATAGAATCCGATGTCATGGCCGTGTGCATCGGCAGAAGTTCTTTGGCAGAAGAGCTGGGCCTTGAAAATATCGGCCTTAAAACAGACAAGGGCGGATGGATTACCGTGAATGAATATATGCAAACCCGTGTTGACAATATTTATGCCATCGGTGATATTCTCGGTCCTGCCCATGTGATGCTGGCCCATGTGGCATACCATGAAGGCTTTGTAGCGGCAGCCAATGCCTGCGGGCAAACAGGGGCGCCTAAAGCCGTCATGTCTTATGATACCGTGCCCGGGGCTATTTTTACCATGCCTGAAATAGGCACGGTTGGATTAACGGAAAAACAGGCCCGGGAACAGGGTAAGGACATTGAAACGGCAGTGGTAAATTTCAGGTCCCTGGGAAAGGCCCATGCCATTGATCAGATTGCCGGAGAAGCAAAGATGATTGTGGAAAAAGCATCGGGCAAAGTGATAGGGGTTCATATGACAGGCCCCCATGCCACGGATCTGATTGCCGAAGCCACCCTGGCCATCAACAAAGGGCTGACTGCCACGGATCTGGCCCAGACCATCCATGCCCATCCCACCCTGGCTGAAGTTATGGGAGAAGCGGCCTTAAAAATATTGGGTACACCGCTGCACGGTTAG
- the glmM gene encoding phosphoglucosamine mutase, translating to MGQLFGTDGIRGRANAYPMTCDLAMKIGQAVGILTQKSSNRCVIIGRDTRISGQMLESALTAGIASVGVDVMIAGVIPTPGVAYLSGVMESCGAGIMISASHNPYYDNGIKIFQKGGIKLSDDQEADLEKNILGPPIELPSKIGAIVSVDDAQARYVQFLVKKFNFQNEQRKLKLVIDTANGAASFCAPDIFTPDIFDVSFIHNQPNGTNINEECGSQHTKDLSDHVKKVNADIGLAFDGDADRLIAVDETGQQITGDILLAVLAQFAKQTGKLGNNIVVSTVMSNVGFGNALAQLDIKHEITGVGDRKVLERMKETGALLGGEDSGHMIFLDEQTTGDGALSALKLIEVMLETQRPLSELAKVMTVYPQVLINVEVDASRPDFMKMPMVADAIKEVESQLGSQGRVLVRYSGTQPLLRVMVEGPEESLTRQCCERICEAIKKSL from the coding sequence ATGGGACAGTTATTTGGAACAGACGGCATACGCGGCAGGGCAAACGCTTACCCCATGACATGCGACCTGGCCATGAAAATAGGCCAGGCAGTAGGTATTTTAACGCAAAAGTCTTCCAACCGATGTGTAATCATCGGCCGGGATACCAGAATTTCAGGCCAAATGCTTGAATCGGCGCTTACCGCCGGAATTGCCTCCGTTGGTGTTGATGTGATGATCGCCGGTGTTATTCCTACCCCGGGCGTGGCATATCTAAGTGGTGTCATGGAATCCTGCGGGGCCGGCATCATGATCTCCGCCTCCCATAATCCTTATTATGATAATGGCATCAAAATTTTTCAAAAGGGTGGGATTAAACTGTCCGATGACCAGGAGGCCGATCTTGAAAAAAATATCCTGGGTCCGCCCATTGAGCTGCCTTCAAAGATTGGAGCCATTGTATCTGTCGATGACGCCCAGGCCAGGTACGTACAATTTCTGGTTAAAAAATTTAATTTTCAAAATGAGCAAAGAAAACTCAAACTGGTTATTGATACGGCCAATGGCGCGGCCAGTTTTTGTGCGCCGGACATATTCACCCCTGACATTTTTGATGTAAGTTTTATCCACAACCAACCCAATGGCACAAACATCAATGAAGAATGCGGTTCCCAGCATACAAAAGACTTAAGCGACCATGTCAAAAAAGTTAACGCAGATATTGGCCTTGCCTTTGACGGTGATGCCGACCGTTTGATTGCCGTGGACGAAACAGGACAGCAGATAACCGGAGATATATTGCTGGCTGTCTTGGCCCAATTTGCCAAACAGACCGGAAAACTTGGCAATAATATCGTTGTGAGTACGGTCATGAGCAACGTGGGATTCGGCAACGCACTGGCACAATTAGATATTAAGCATGAAATAACCGGGGTAGGGGACAGAAAAGTGTTGGAGCGCATGAAAGAGACCGGTGCACTCTTGGGCGGGGAAGATTCGGGCCACATGATTTTTCTGGACGAACAGACCACAGGCGATGGTGCATTATCGGCACTAAAGCTTATAGAGGTGATGCTGGAAACCCAAAGACCTTTATCCGAACTTGCTAAAGTCATGACCGTTTATCCCCAGGTTCTGATTAATGTCGAAGTAGACGCATCCAGGCCCGATTTTATGAAAATGCCCATGGTTGCCGATGCAATTAAAGAAGTCGAGTCACAGCTTGGCAGCCAGGGCAGAGTACTTGTGCGGTATTCCGGTACACAACCCTTGCTCAGGGTAATGGTTGAAGGTCCTGAAGAATCTTTGACCCGTCAATGCTGCGAGAGAATCTGCGAGGCCATAAAAAAGAGTTTATAA
- a CDS encoding response regulator, with translation MAGEHILIVEDEPDIAAILRDYLIREGYTVTLMDRGEKVVAFVKSQNLSIILLDIMLPGVDGKTICREIRKFSEVPILMITAKVEEVDRIIGFELGADDYVCKPFSPREVVVRVKAILRRSLGQTNDEILSRGPMVLNRSSRGVTVNNCELNLTPSEFDILSILMESPNRVFTRTQLIETVQGYNYDGYDRTIDFHIKNLRKKIAVHLPGRKIIQSSYGIGYKLVI, from the coding sequence ATGGCCGGTGAACACATATTAATCGTTGAAGACGAACCTGATATAGCTGCTATTTTAAGGGATTACCTTATAAGAGAAGGGTACACCGTGACCCTGATGGACCGTGGAGAAAAGGTGGTCGCCTTTGTAAAAAGTCAAAATTTGTCAATAATTTTGCTGGATATCATGCTGCCTGGCGTGGACGGCAAAACCATATGCAGGGAAATAAGGAAATTTTCCGAAGTGCCCATTCTCATGATCACGGCAAAGGTAGAGGAAGTGGACCGGATAATCGGATTTGAACTGGGTGCCGACGATTATGTTTGCAAGCCGTTCAGCCCCCGAGAAGTCGTGGTCAGGGTCAAGGCCATATTGCGCAGAAGTCTGGGACAAACCAATGATGAGATCCTGTCCCGGGGGCCCATGGTATTGAACCGCTCATCCCGGGGGGTCACAGTGAATAATTGTGAGCTGAATCTGACACCCAGTGAATTTGATATACTTTCAATTCTTATGGAGAGCCCGAACCGGGTGTTTACCCGTACTCAACTCATAGAAACGGTGCAAGGATACAATTATGACGGTTATGACCGGACCATTGATTTTCACATCAAAAATTTAAGAAAAAAAATCGCAGTGCACCTTCCGGGGCGCAAGATTATCCAGTCCTCCTATGGGATAGGATATAAACTGGTAATATGA